The following are encoded together in the Panicum virgatum strain AP13 chromosome 6K, P.virgatum_v5, whole genome shotgun sequence genome:
- the LOC120713837 gene encoding uncharacterized protein LOC120713837 → MRGKKDSIPFRQRSVGSSQNPQLRARPLANASQSARLPMPMAVPPEEDDDSDEFTFPTPPPLLSGGARGKDGRRVADLRHHPPCSASASASSSPPLWLLSSPIRRSFSAADCAASPWRERDRALLGRQRRNGACSPALSGGGFCDDDEEEEERMDSLWEDLNDDDAAARNDGLFPGPLEVSRRRSVAGPDADERARRAAKDPRQAAAAAAAVLGASRSSRRRPPGLVVMMRALRRMFVAHKGKSRVHRDEHSAASASASSPFNKG, encoded by the coding sequence atgCGAGGCAAGAAAGATTCCATTCCATTCCGCCAGCGCAGCGTCGGTTCCTCCCAAAATCCCCAGCTGCGCGCCCGCCCGCTTGCCAATGCCAGCCAGAGCGCCCGCTTGCCAATGCCCATGGCCGTGCCGCCGGAGGaagacgacgacagcgacgagTTCACcttccccacgccgccgccgctcctctccgGTGGCGCGCGCGGCAAGGACGGGCGCCGCGTGGCGGACCTCCGCCACCACCCGCCCTGCTCGGCGTCCGCGTccgcgtcctcctccccgcccctctggctcctctcctccccgaTCCGCCGCAGCTTCTCGGCCGCCGACTGCGCCGCGTCGCCGTGGCGCGAGCGCGACAGGGCGCTGCTCGGCCGCCAGCGCCGCAACGGCGCGTGCTCCCCCGcgctcagcggcggcggcttctgcgacgacgacgaggaggaagaggagaggatGGACAGCCTCTGGGAGGACCtcaacgacgacgacgcggccgCCCGGAACGACGGCCTGTTCCCGGGGCCCCTCGAAgtgtcgcgccgccgctccgtcgcCGGGCCGGACGCCGACGAGAGGGCGAGGAGGGCGGCCAAGGACCcgcgccaggccgccgccgccgccgccgcggtgctcgGCGCGTcgaggagctcgcggcggcggccgccggggctggTGGTGATGATGCGCGCGCTGAGGAGGATGTTCGTGGCGCACAAGGGCAAGAGCAGGGTGCACAGGGACGAGCACAGCGCCGCCTCTGCCTCGGCATCTTCCCCCTTCAACAAAGGATGA
- the LOC120711108 gene encoding protein DMP3-like, with amino-acid sequence MAASSSSSSVRQRQPTAASTAAQQPQLLLQEEQEQQEPPPPPPPPQRSALSRALTSTANLANLLPTGTLLAFNLLAPTFTNHGACDATTALLTRGLLAVLALSCALASFTDSLRGPDGRVYYGVATLRGLWLVDYPPGAPPPGDTARYRLALVDFLHAALSVAVFGVVAARDKNVVRCFYPAPPRETEEVLDILPLGVGVLCSLLFVAFPTRRHGIGYPVTSGN; translated from the coding sequence ATGgccgcttcttcttcctcctcgtcggTCAGGCAGAGGCAACCCAcggcggcctccaccgccgctcaGCAGCCGCAGCTCCTTCTCCAAGAAGAGCAGGAGCAGCAagaacccccgccgccgccgccgccgccgcagcggtcGGCCTTGTCCCGGGCGCTGACCTCGACGGCGAACCTCGCCAACCTTCTCCCCACGGGCACGCTCCTGGCCTTCAACCTGCTGGCCCCGACCTTCACCAACCACGGCGCCTGCGACGCCACCACGGCGCTCCTCACGCGGGGGCTCCTCGCCGTCCTCGCCCTCTCCTGCGCCCTCGCCTCCTTCACCGACTCCCTCAGGGGCCCCGACGGCCGCGTCTACTACGGCGTCGCCACGCTCAGGGGCCTCTGGCTCGTCGACTACccgcccggcgcgccgccgccgggagacACCGCCAGGTACAGGCTCGCCCTCGTCGACTTCCTGCACGCCGCGCTCTCCGTCGCCGTCTTCGGGGTCGTCGCCGCCAGGGACAAGAACGTCGTCCGGTGCTTCTACCCGGCGCCGCCCAGGGAGACGGAGGAGGTGCTCGACATCCTGCCGCTCGGCGTCGGCGTGCTCTGCAGCCTGCTCTTCGTCGCGTTCCCGACCAGAAGACACGGCATCGGGTACCCCGTCACCAGCGGCAATTAA